Genomic segment of Vallitalea longa:
GCTTGTGGTGCAACATTAAGTAAAGGTGACAAAATATGTCACGATTGCGGAATAACAATAATGGATTACTAGATAGATACTAAAAATAATGATGTGGAGAATAGTATGGAAATAATAGAGAATGTACAAATTATATTATTAATAATAATTGTAATAGTTAGTATTATGGCAGCATTAAAATTGAAATTTGTATATAGTAAAATTTTTAAAGTAATATTCTTACTAATGATTATAGTTTTTTGGGGGATTTCCATATATATAAATACAGATACTATATATGATTTTTTTATGGTCAATATTTATTGTATAGCTGTATTTTCAGTATTGGGTTTTGTAGAAAAGATAACAAGAAAAAATACATATCTATGTTTTGTTTTTTATATGGTTAATTATACAATCATATTTTTTGCTATGAAATTAGTTAATAAACATCTATTAGATGCTATAGATTATATGTATATAGTTCTTTGTTTTATTGGCTTTATTAAAATTGTATATAAAAAGAAGGATAAAGACTTAATGATAGTAGCTAATATAATCGGAATAATTATAGTGTATATTTTATATCATAATTTTCCAGAATCTTATTTCGTTAGAACAAAACAAGAGTGTGTGGTTATGAATTATCTTGATGAAGTGGAAGACTATAATAACAAGGATATAGTTGAAATTACAGACATGTCTCCTTCATCATCAAATAGAGAGAAGAAAATTTTTGTTAGCATAAAAGATAAAGGTGGGTTTATATATTATTACGAAGATGGAGAAATCATTAATGTTGAGGAGGTACTATGAAATAAGTATTTTTGATTGTATATATTATTTAATACTACTAAATCTTACTTAAGAAAAAATGGAATAAGGAGGTTATATAATGAAAAAGAGCTATATAATCATTGCAATTTCTTTATCTATAAATATAGTATTGATATTCTTATTAATCAGTATGAATAACAGATTAAATATTGTAGAAGAATTCACTGATAGAGACCGAAAAGATGAAGTGGCAACTTATAGGGAGTTGGAAGAAAACTTAAGCAAGCAAGTAACTGACTTAATGAATAAGATTAAATATATAGAAAATTATTATTCATCAATTGATGAAGTAGTACAAAATGTTAGTGATCTCAAAAGTAATTTCCCCAGATTAGAGAACCTATTGTTCAATTTATCTGATATTAATATAATATCTGGAGTGGCAAAAAATATAGAAATTAAGGATGATAGTGTTAGTTTAAATGTAAGACTTAACGATATATTATATGGGGAGGATGCAGTAAAAACACTAATGGATAAGGGATATACCAGACAGGATGCAGAAGATAAAGGTCATTATGTTAGTCATACAAATAAAGAAATGAGAACATTTGAAGTATCAAAAGATTGTCAAGTATATTGTATATCTGAAATAGGATTAGTTGAATGTAGTGTAGATGATTATATTGAGAAAACAACTAGAGAGATCAAGGAGAATTTTGAAGATGATAGTACATTTGTATTAATAGATGGGAAAGTAATACAAATATATCAAGCATATATTCCAGATAAATAAGAGATATATACTTAGGAGGCATAGAATGAAATTAGAAGAAATGAGTAGCTTCTTTAATAATAGAGTTGAAGATTATGATGAGCATATGATGAAGTATGTTGATGGAGCAGATGAATACTATATTGAAACTGCAAAATTAATCCCAGAAAAAAAAGGATTAAAATTATTGGATTTAGGGTGTGGTACAGGTCTAGAATTAGCTGAAATAATTAAAATAAATCCATCTATCAATTTTACTGGGATTGATATAGCTAAAAAAATGACAGATAGACTAGAACAAAAATATAAAAATATCATAGACCCTATTAGAATAGTAAATAAAAGTTATCTTGAATATGATTTTGGTGAATGTATATATGATATTGTTTTATCCGTACAGACACTCCATCACTTTACACATGATGAAAAAACTCAGTTGTATCGTAAGATATTAAGAAGTTTAGTAGACAATGGTTTTTATATAGAAACGGATTATATGGCTCCAAACCAAGAATATGAAGATTTTTACTTTAGTGAAAACGCTAGAATAAGAGCTGAATCAGATATAAAGGGAGGTTATTATCATTATGATACTCCATGTACATATGAAAATCAATCTAAAATGCTATATGAAGTGGGTTTTAAGTCAGTAGAAAAAATATGGAAAAAAGATAATACCATAATTATGTTAGCTAAGAAATAAAATATTAAGGAGTGGTATTCATGGGCTGGTGTCCAAAATGTAAGAGAGAATACGAAGATAATGTTAAGGTATGCAAAGAATGTAATGTCAAGTTAGTTGATCATCTAGAAAAAGAGAAATTTGCTGAGCAGAAAGTTGAACGTTTAATAAATGTAGCATCCATGTATGAAGCAAATATTATAATATCATTGTTAAAATCATATGATATACCAGCTTTATATAAAAGTAAAGGATCGGGAGAATATCTTCAGGTTGCTACTGGCATTAATTATCAAGGGGTAGATATATATGTGCCTGTTGAATCTATGGAAAAAGCAAAAGAGATTATTGAGCAGGAGAACAAAGATAATATAGATGATAATATGCTACATGAAACACAACAAGAAAAGAATGAATATAATAAAAGAAGTAATAAAATAGGGTTAATAATATTAATCATAATATTATTGTTTGTTGGTATACCTATAGTAATTGGTTTATTTCAAGATATTATATAGTTAAAATATATTACTAGGATGTACTTTCATCAAGCAATCTGATGGTTGGTGGTAGGAACATTGAATTCTATAAAAACATATTTACTACATATATAGATATGATAGATTCAAATGAGATATCATGGGACAATACGATAAATGATGCTTTAAGAAGATTATCCTCTTATTACAGGCATCAGATAGATTTACTTAAAGGCTATGAGACTAATCAAGATAAAGTAATAGAGCAAACTAAGATTATCACGGGGTGGGTTAATAATATAGGTAAATTAATAGAAGAAATGAGTAAACTAAAAAGTTAATTAGGGGTGAAAGACGGTGACTCATAAGATATGTAAGGAATGTGGGGAAATTAATAGTGGATCAGCTAGATATTGCTCTAATTGTAATAGTTCATTATTGGATGTAAAAAAAACCGAACAATCCACGGAACCTATCAACTATTCTAAAGTTCAGTCTATAGCATATAGTTCTGATACAGTGACGATAGGTCAATGGGTTGGAATAATGATAGTACTTGCTATTCCATTTATTAATATAATAGCGTTATTCGTAATAGCTTTCGGAGAATTTAATGAAAGCATTAATAACTTTGGGAAAGCTTCTCTGATTTTAGCTCTAGTGGGTATTGTAATCGCTATTTTATTAAGAGGTTGTACGGGATTACTCTAACTATTATATAAAGAGGGATAATAATTAAAGATTTTTGAGGTATTAAAGTTGCAAAAATATTATAAACTGGTGTGTTTGAATTATGGTACTGAATTACATATTAATTCATATATAGCATTGTAACAAATAATACAGATAATAAAAATAATTAGAGCCATTAATTCAATAATTTACAAATATCATATAAAAAGCAACACAAAATTTCAAATATTTGACAGAACTATGTCGATATGATAAAATTTTATGCAATAAAGTTGTTAAATATTAGGTTTGTTTTACAAGGAATACAATGGAAAAATATATTCCTTGGTGGTAGTGCTGCACATATTACATTATAGGGAGATGGAGATTTATGAATGGTAAAATCAAGTGGCTCATTGCATACGTTATACACTTAATACCAATTACATTATTAATATTATTAAGTGCTTTTGACGTAAATACACCATTAACTGTTTATATCATACTGTTTGTATGGACATTTTTTGGGGTAATTGTAACCGGGAAATTAATTTTTGCAGTAAAAGAGAAAGATGATAACCTAACGAATAAGATACTTAATTGGGATTTTAAAGATCAATTAGAAAATGATAATTTAGAAACTAACGTGAGTATTATTTATAATAATCTAAAAAATTATTTTATTCAATTTGATGAACAATTTCAAGATGTTTATAATATAGCACACCAGCTAGACCAAGTCTTAAACAATATAATAGATACTTCAAACAATATTTCACAAGCATCTGAGTACATAGCTAGCGGTTCTGTTAATCAAACTACCGATATCGATTCATGTGTAAATTTAACTGAAAAACTATCAAATAAATTAAATATGTTAAACAGCATGTCAAATGAATTAATAAGTGAAGCAGATAAGATGTATGAAATCAGCAGTCAAGGTAATGTAACCGTTAAGGATTTATCTGATCACAATAAGAAGAATCAAGATGTAATCAAAAATATTATTGACGAAATTTATGAATTAGTTGAAAAGACATCCAATATAAAAAATATAACAGATGTATTATATGATATTGCAGATCAAACTAATCTATTAGCTTTAAATGCTGCTATTGAAGCAGCAAGAGCTGGAGATGCGGGAAAAGGTTTTGCAGTAGTTGCTGACGAGGTAAGAGGATTATCAAATCAAAGTAGGGAGGCAAGTACTAATATCAATGAAATGATAGTAAACATCACTGAAGAACTTAACTCTCTCAAATCGATGGTTGATCAGTCACAAAGTGTATTTGAAGAAGAAAATAAAGTTGTAGATACTGTTATTGAGTCTTTTGATTCAATTAATAAGTTCATTGATACATTTATAAATAGACAGACTAAATTTGGTAATGCTTTCATGGAATTAACTGAGTCAAAAGATAATTTTTCTTCAGCTATAGAAAATATGGCTTCAGTAATTGAGGAATCTACTGCTACAACTGAGGAGTTGGCTTCTTTAACATTGTCACAAACTAATACTACTAATGTTGTTAAAGACATTACTAGTAAATTATATAAACAAGTTCAAGGAATCAGTCAAGATTTTGACAAAATAAAGATAGATAACCAATCAGCTAAGCAAGTTAAATTTGCTTTGGTATATGATTTAGACTGTGATTTTTGGAGATCCACAGTCAAAGAAACCAAAAAAACTGCTAATCTCTATAATGCACAGGTTGATTTCTTTGCTCCAAAAACTAGAGAAAATGGAACCAAAGAAATGGAAGAAATACTTGATAAGATATTAAAAGATAATTATGACGGAATAATTATCAGTCCAATCGATAGTCCCAAGATTAAAGAACAA
This window contains:
- a CDS encoding class I SAM-dependent methyltransferase, translated to MKLEEMSSFFNNRVEDYDEHMMKYVDGADEYYIETAKLIPEKKGLKLLDLGCGTGLELAEIIKINPSINFTGIDIAKKMTDRLEQKYKNIIDPIRIVNKSYLEYDFGECIYDIVLSVQTLHHFTHDEKTQLYRKILRSLVDNGFYIETDYMAPNQEYEDFYFSENARIRAESDIKGGYYHYDTPCTYENQSKMLYEVGFKSVEKIWKKDNTIIMLAKK
- a CDS encoding methyl-accepting chemotaxis protein, yielding MNGKIKWLIAYVIHLIPITLLILLSAFDVNTPLTVYIILFVWTFFGVIVTGKLIFAVKEKDDNLTNKILNWDFKDQLENDNLETNVSIIYNNLKNYFIQFDEQFQDVYNIAHQLDQVLNNIIDTSNNISQASEYIASGSVNQTTDIDSCVNLTEKLSNKLNMLNSMSNELISEADKMYEISSQGNVTVKDLSDHNKKNQDVIKNIIDEIYELVEKTSNIKNITDVLYDIADQTNLLALNAAIEAARAGDAGKGFAVVADEVRGLSNQSREASTNINEMIVNITEELNSLKSMVDQSQSVFEEENKVVDTVIESFDSINKFIDTFINRQTKFGNAFMELTESKDNFSSAIENMASVIEESTATTEELASLTLSQTNTTNVVKDITSKLYKQVQGISQDFDKIKIDNQSAKQVKFALVYDLDCDFWRSTVKETKKTANLYNAQVDFFAPKTRENGTKEMEEILDKILKDNYDGIIISPIDSPKIKEQLNIANKNGVRIVLLNSPLDDVEYEALIETNGVNAGKKAGEIAVKLLGGKGKVIIGEWTDTYISSIDDRGKGFEQQVKATSDIEVIKVPVPSIPDETETERIVGSMLKQYPDVDLFYSTNNDWGRRYGSYIRKHKLDKKIITIDYIEALKQDVVDGIIECAVAQRNFTWGDIAIKILFDAMEGRNTTKYKDTGTFEVTAGSVNIFENRLK
- a CDS encoding putative signal transducing protein, whose amino-acid sequence is MGWCPKCKREYEDNVKVCKECNVKLVDHLEKEKFAEQKVERLINVASMYEANIIISLLKSYDIPALYKSKGSGEYLQVATGINYQGVDIYVPVESMEKAKEIIEQENKDNIDDNMLHETQQEKNEYNKRSNKIGLIILIIILLFVGIPIVIGLFQDII